Proteins from a genomic interval of Kribbella aluminosa:
- a CDS encoding DUF4440 domain-containing protein, whose translation MSKGEIDRVTAEFFGAFDNRGGRVAEVDRIRRLVLPAGVIVCTRPEFTVYGVEDFIEPRQRLLSDGRLTEFSEWEVSERTDIDGDLATRCSDYQKSGTLDGRPYEGTGTKTIQFVRSPDGWRISALAWYDHT comes from the coding sequence ATGTCCAAGGGTGAGATTGACCGGGTGACCGCCGAGTTCTTCGGTGCGTTCGACAACCGGGGCGGCCGGGTCGCCGAGGTGGATCGGATCCGCCGGCTGGTGCTGCCGGCCGGGGTGATCGTCTGCACGCGTCCAGAGTTCACCGTCTACGGTGTCGAGGACTTCATCGAGCCGCGCCAGAGGTTGCTGTCGGACGGCAGGTTGACCGAGTTCTCCGAGTGGGAGGTGTCCGAGCGCACCGACATCGACGGTGACCTCGCCACCCGGTGCAGCGACTACCAGAAGTCGGGAACGCTCGACGGCCGGCCGTACGAGGGCACCGGAACCAAGACGATCCAGTTCGTCCGTTCACCCGACGGCTGGCGGATCTCGGCCCTGGCCTGGTACGACCACACCTGA
- a CDS encoding FadR/GntR family transcriptional regulator translates to MSIERTTLSDHVAKGIVADIAERGLKAGDEIRAEGELAELYGVNKLVVREAIRTLVAREILVSSQGKRARVSTPSPAVFGQILAFRLGQRSMAMRDLIDTRIVVEGALAARAAERIADGSGDVKAIEKSLVDMREPGLTAEAFISFDLQFHDGIADLADASILSFILSAMQGVLLDTRRASYAGRRKRQAGVDRTIEEHQAILDAIAAGDPARATAAMTGHLSETGRDLGL, encoded by the coding sequence ATGAGCATCGAACGCACCACCCTCAGCGATCACGTCGCGAAGGGCATCGTCGCGGACATCGCGGAACGCGGCCTCAAAGCCGGCGACGAGATCAGGGCCGAGGGTGAACTGGCCGAGCTCTACGGCGTCAACAAACTGGTGGTCCGCGAGGCAATCAGGACCCTGGTCGCACGCGAGATCCTGGTCTCGAGCCAGGGCAAGCGGGCCCGGGTCTCCACTCCGTCGCCGGCCGTCTTCGGGCAGATCCTCGCCTTCCGCCTGGGCCAGCGATCGATGGCCATGCGAGACCTCATCGACACCCGGATCGTCGTCGAAGGTGCGCTCGCAGCACGGGCCGCGGAACGGATCGCCGACGGCTCGGGCGACGTCAAGGCGATCGAGAAGTCCCTGGTGGACATGCGGGAGCCCGGGTTGACCGCGGAGGCGTTCATCTCGTTCGACCTGCAGTTCCACGACGGCATCGCGGACCTCGCCGATGCCTCGATCCTGTCCTTCATCCTGTCCGCCATGCAGGGCGTGCTCCTGGACACCCGCCGCGCGAGCTACGCAGGCCGACGCAAACGCCAGGCCGGCGTCGACCGGACGATCGAGGAACACCAGGCGATCCTCGATGCCATCGCCGCCGGCGACCCCGCCCGGGCGACCGCGGCAATGACCGGCCATCTGAGCGAGACAGGCCGCGACCTCGGCCTGTAG
- a CDS encoding right-handed parallel beta-helix repeat-containing protein — MIRFRSPASLALAAACLAVVVPVPASAAGPGTIHVDCAATAPGDGSAARPVTSLDAVNATRLRPGQLVLFRRGSRCTGTLAPTGEGRPGAPIQIGAYGPGARPVIDAAGRPDAVLLRNTQWIELRDLEITNAAAPGSNRRGVHVQLENYGQGHHYVLQNLNVHDIWGDDTKSTSGSDGILFSVVGDERASSFDDVRVVGNRVAGVNRGGIRLVVSQWEQRAQVGSTAPYTKPWTPNTHIVVSDIGGDGIVILTARDAVVEGNHIAGFQRRSAGYNAGLWPWNSDGTAFRHNEVSGGTTTRDGMAFDVDQGTDGTTFEYNYSHDNAGGFLLLCNAAGRVANAVIRYNISQNDSYRGVEMCSGGLESAHVYNNTIYVGDRRSMTVINENTTAPHNVRFDNNIVVKAGAGTAAMRLQPGTAVRPTHNILYGVTGAGDNPGGSTADPLLDTPGSATGISDLDGYHVRTGSPALDAGTIIPGNGGRDIFGQPVPANRPPTIGAAERPAAD, encoded by the coding sequence ATGATCAGGTTCCGTTCGCCTGCTTCCCTTGCCCTGGCCGCAGCCTGCCTGGCTGTCGTCGTCCCCGTGCCCGCCTCGGCCGCCGGTCCGGGCACGATCCACGTCGACTGCGCTGCGACCGCGCCGGGCGACGGCTCGGCCGCGCGACCGGTCACCAGCCTCGACGCCGTGAACGCGACCCGTCTCCGTCCGGGTCAGCTCGTACTGTTCCGGCGCGGCTCACGCTGCACCGGAACACTCGCCCCAACCGGCGAAGGCCGACCCGGTGCGCCGATCCAGATCGGCGCCTACGGCCCCGGCGCGCGGCCGGTGATCGATGCCGCGGGCAGACCGGACGCGGTCCTGCTGCGCAACACACAGTGGATCGAGCTCCGCGACCTCGAGATCACCAACGCCGCCGCGCCCGGCTCCAACCGGCGCGGCGTACACGTCCAACTCGAGAACTACGGCCAAGGCCACCACTACGTCCTGCAGAACCTGAACGTCCACGACATCTGGGGCGACGACACCAAGAGCACCTCGGGCAGCGACGGCATCCTCTTCTCCGTCGTCGGCGACGAACGGGCCAGCAGCTTCGACGACGTCCGCGTCGTCGGCAACCGCGTCGCCGGAGTGAATCGCGGCGGCATCCGGCTCGTCGTGTCGCAGTGGGAACAGCGCGCCCAGGTCGGCAGTACCGCGCCGTACACCAAACCATGGACCCCGAACACCCACATCGTGGTCAGCGACATCGGCGGCGACGGCATCGTGATCCTGACCGCCCGCGACGCCGTTGTCGAGGGCAACCACATCGCCGGGTTCCAGCGCCGGTCCGCCGGCTACAACGCGGGGCTGTGGCCGTGGAACTCCGACGGCACGGCCTTCCGCCACAACGAGGTCTCCGGCGGGACCACCACCCGGGACGGGATGGCCTTCGACGTCGACCAAGGCACCGACGGTACGACGTTCGAGTACAACTACAGCCACGACAACGCCGGCGGATTCCTGCTCCTGTGCAACGCCGCAGGCCGCGTCGCGAACGCCGTGATCCGGTACAACATCAGCCAGAACGACTCCTACCGCGGCGTCGAGATGTGCTCCGGCGGACTCGAGAGCGCACACGTCTACAACAACACGATCTACGTCGGCGACCGGCGATCGATGACCGTGATCAACGAGAACACCACGGCACCACACAACGTCCGCTTCGACAACAACATCGTCGTCAAGGCAGGAGCCGGTACCGCGGCGATGCGCCTCCAGCCGGGAACCGCCGTACGCCCCACCCACAACATCCTGTACGGCGTCACCGGCGCCGGCGACAACCCGGGCGGATCAACCGCCGACCCACTGCTGGACACCCCCGGTAGCGCAACGGGCATCAGCGACCTCGACGGCTATCACGTCCGGACCGGCTCACCCGCACTCGACGCCGGCACGATCATCCCCGGCAACGGCGGCCGCGACATCTTCGGCCAACCCGTACCCGCGAATCGCCCCCCGACGATCGGCGCAGCCGAACGACCAGCAGCCGACTGA
- a CDS encoding alkaline phosphatase family protein has product MGRREQPGDQLFESTLTSPAYPVAGKSTVYVNYDQNYRQTGPQVAALDVSFDGGAPQRQFTYSTATLGDQVYRENETIAVLVTVPAGAQSVKISWVIENAHNDWYWAIDNMSMNDEARPGAIPPLPKVQTPDDLPNGTSATKVLFVDMDGMRWDKMHEAGTPNLIATGATGQFGPAYIQDNAIAGTNSGPGHSNMFTGVWPDKHNVLDNSFNGYRKSQYPDFITRAEGLKPELSTFSTLDWTPLNTYLIDRPDVKLQQTGANQQITDRQSTDAALEVLGKHNPDLMMVYLHDVDATGHALCSDRTAYLDAIRRVDAKFGELVAAVKKRPTYNDERWLIIAATDHGQTGFGHGGDQHTSRQGWILATGPGIPTNFALHREWRQVDIMPTIYRHLGLPVDPAWGLDGVPIGARSNDPFDTVPATSGVVDEAPKPASVGGWTTALPKSWTRVDKTPPGSGVTEYRGWRLMSGEFWTTSEEGQGRGSVVRGRDVIAVADPDEWNDKGDPAAGGALFDSALSTPWVAVGKASGVQVDLSHYKQVAGGQPQDAEVVAEFDNGVQRVLWTASATTGAKFDISKPVHLLTAVPTGATKVRVTWHLTAGNNGYWAIDAPEVTTR; this is encoded by the coding sequence ATGGGACGACGCGAACAACCCGGCGACCAGCTCTTCGAGAGCACGCTGACGTCGCCCGCATATCCGGTGGCCGGGAAGTCGACGGTCTACGTGAACTACGACCAGAACTACCGCCAGACCGGCCCGCAGGTGGCCGCCCTGGACGTCTCCTTCGACGGCGGCGCGCCGCAGCGGCAGTTCACCTACAGCACCGCGACCCTGGGCGACCAGGTGTACCGCGAGAACGAAACCATCGCCGTACTGGTGACCGTGCCGGCCGGCGCCCAGTCGGTGAAGATCAGCTGGGTCATCGAGAACGCACACAACGACTGGTATTGGGCGATCGACAACATGAGCATGAACGACGAGGCGCGCCCCGGCGCGATCCCGCCACTGCCGAAGGTACAGACCCCTGACGACCTGCCGAACGGCACCAGCGCGACGAAAGTGCTGTTCGTCGACATGGACGGGATGCGCTGGGACAAGATGCACGAGGCGGGTACGCCGAACCTGATCGCGACCGGCGCGACCGGGCAGTTCGGGCCGGCGTACATCCAGGACAACGCCATCGCCGGGACGAACTCCGGGCCTGGTCATTCGAACATGTTCACCGGCGTGTGGCCGGACAAGCACAACGTGCTCGACAACTCGTTCAACGGTTATCGCAAGAGCCAGTATCCGGACTTCATCACCCGGGCCGAGGGCCTGAAGCCGGAGTTGTCGACGTTCAGCACACTGGACTGGACGCCGCTGAACACCTACCTCATCGACCGTCCGGACGTGAAGCTCCAGCAGACCGGTGCCAACCAGCAGATCACCGACCGGCAGAGCACAGACGCCGCACTCGAGGTGCTCGGCAAGCACAACCCGGACCTGATGATGGTCTACCTGCACGATGTCGACGCGACCGGGCACGCGCTCTGCTCGGACCGTACGGCGTACCTGGACGCGATCCGCCGGGTCGACGCGAAGTTCGGTGAACTGGTTGCCGCGGTCAAGAAGCGCCCGACGTACAACGACGAACGCTGGCTGATCATCGCGGCCACCGACCACGGCCAGACCGGCTTCGGTCACGGCGGTGACCAGCACACCTCACGCCAGGGCTGGATCCTGGCGACCGGACCAGGGATCCCGACGAACTTCGCGCTGCACCGGGAATGGCGGCAGGTCGACATCATGCCGACGATCTACCGGCACCTGGGCCTTCCGGTGGATCCCGCCTGGGGGCTGGACGGCGTACCGATCGGTGCCCGGAGCAACGATCCGTTCGACACCGTGCCGGCCACGTCGGGCGTCGTCGACGAGGCGCCCAAGCCCGCGAGCGTCGGCGGCTGGACGACCGCGCTGCCGAAGTCCTGGACCCGCGTCGACAAGACCCCGCCGGGCAGTGGCGTGACGGAGTACCGGGGGTGGCGGCTGATGAGCGGTGAGTTCTGGACGACCTCCGAGGAAGGTCAAGGCCGCGGTTCCGTCGTCCGCGGGCGAGACGTGATCGCCGTCGCCGACCCGGACGAGTGGAACGACAAGGGCGACCCGGCAGCCGGCGGTGCGCTGTTCGACAGTGCGCTCAGTACTCCGTGGGTCGCGGTCGGCAAGGCTTCCGGTGTTCAGGTCGACCTGAGCCACTACAAGCAGGTCGCCGGCGGACAGCCGCAGGACGCGGAAGTCGTCGCGGAGTTCGACAACGGTGTGCAGCGGGTGCTGTGGACCGCGTCGGCGACCACTGGTGCGAAGTTCGACATCAGCAAGCCCGTGCACCTGCTGACCGCAGTTCCCACCGGCGCCACGAAGGTTCGCGTCACCTGGCACTTGACCGCCGGTAACAACGGCTACTGGGCAATCGACGCACCCGAGGTCACCACCCGCTGA
- a CDS encoding dihydrodipicolinate synthase family protein, with amino-acid sequence MTPVLETPFRGDESIDEPGFARVVDAMLSAAVRSAMFPGFASEYHKLTDDERARLTRIFLEHTRRQPGFSAVVSVPDHATRVAVRRVREAVDAGAAAINVLPPHYLGPSRASVVAHLVAVLEAAGRIPVVLQYAPAQTGTALDAQVIARLAADHANLAYVKVESTPPGRLVEALAAGQPPVRSMVGYAGVQLPDALARGVAGVQPGCSFVEIYQRIWSLWQQGDHRSAATLHARLLPYIAYWMLDVELIIAAEKEISVRRGWFESAVCRGPGWQLDAQEHARIDAFIDEFGTELGIPA; translated from the coding sequence GTGACCCCTGTCCTCGAGACGCCGTTTCGTGGTGACGAGAGCATCGACGAGCCGGGCTTCGCCCGCGTCGTGGACGCGATGCTGAGCGCCGCGGTCCGATCGGCGATGTTCCCGGGGTTCGCCTCCGAGTACCACAAGCTGACCGACGACGAGCGGGCCCGGCTGACCCGAATCTTCCTCGAACACACGCGTCGGCAGCCAGGCTTCTCGGCGGTCGTGTCGGTGCCCGACCACGCCACCCGGGTTGCCGTTCGCCGGGTGCGGGAGGCGGTCGACGCGGGCGCAGCCGCGATCAACGTCCTGCCGCCGCACTACCTCGGCCCGTCCAGGGCTTCGGTGGTTGCCCACCTGGTCGCCGTCCTCGAAGCGGCGGGCCGGATCCCTGTCGTCCTTCAGTACGCTCCGGCGCAGACCGGAACGGCCCTTGACGCGCAGGTCATCGCCCGACTGGCCGCCGACCATGCGAACCTTGCCTACGTGAAGGTCGAATCGACACCGCCCGGGAGACTGGTCGAGGCACTGGCCGCCGGGCAGCCACCCGTTCGGTCGATGGTCGGGTACGCCGGTGTCCAACTCCCCGACGCTCTCGCTCGAGGCGTGGCAGGGGTTCAGCCCGGCTGCTCGTTCGTCGAGATCTACCAGCGGATCTGGAGTCTCTGGCAGCAGGGCGACCATCGGAGCGCGGCCACGCTGCACGCGCGATTGTTGCCGTACATCGCCTACTGGATGCTCGACGTCGAGCTGATCATCGCGGCCGAGAAGGAGATCTCCGTCCGGCGAGGATGGTTCGAGTCGGCGGTCTGCCGCGGACCCGGCTGGCAACTGGATGCCCAGGAGCACGCTCGCATCGACGCCTTCATCGACGAATTCGGCACAGAACTGGGGATCCCGGCATGA
- the phnA gene encoding phosphonoacetate hydrolase → MTTTFSVNDRTYTTHGAPVVVICIDGSEPEYHLEAIKAGRMPWLAEVLASGRGSSWEAHCAMPALTNPNNVSIATGRPPAVHGISGNYLFDTSTGAEVLMNDKSFLRAPTLFAAANEAGLDVVVVTAKDKLRRLLGAGVVEAGPSLDGSGEFVEPSRRGICFSAEKADEANLEENGIDSVLELVGRPLPTVYSADLSVFALAAGVEILKTRGADLMYLSLTDYIQHKHAPGTEAANDLYAEIDRHAAQLEALGAVVVLTADHGMSAKTDSTGAANVIFVEDEARRILGTTSAEPGSDELRVILPITDPYTVHHGALGSFASVYLPAGADRDSTIEALRAIDGVQAVHNREEAADNFSLPADRIGDIVVLAEKGTAVGRYEAWHDLTGLDAPLRSHGALGELQIPFLINRVLPRPDELDEPWGQPAYVHNYDAFWVATTLVSELDLATSPAS, encoded by the coding sequence GTGACCACCACCTTCAGCGTCAACGACCGGACGTACACCACCCACGGTGCGCCGGTCGTTGTGATCTGCATCGACGGCAGCGAGCCGGAGTACCACCTCGAGGCCATCAAGGCAGGCCGGATGCCGTGGCTGGCCGAGGTGCTCGCCAGTGGCCGGGGAAGCTCGTGGGAGGCCCACTGCGCCATGCCGGCACTGACCAACCCCAACAACGTGTCCATCGCGACCGGGCGTCCGCCGGCGGTCCACGGAATCAGCGGCAACTACCTGTTCGACACATCGACCGGCGCGGAGGTGCTGATGAACGACAAGTCGTTCCTGCGCGCCCCAACCCTGTTCGCCGCCGCCAACGAGGCCGGCCTCGACGTCGTTGTCGTCACCGCAAAGGACAAGCTGCGGCGCCTGCTCGGCGCCGGAGTGGTGGAAGCAGGCCCCAGCCTCGACGGTTCCGGTGAGTTCGTCGAACCGAGCCGCCGGGGGATCTGCTTCTCGGCGGAGAAGGCCGACGAAGCGAATCTCGAGGAGAACGGCATCGACAGCGTCCTGGAGCTCGTCGGCAGGCCGCTGCCCACCGTGTACTCGGCCGACCTGTCCGTCTTCGCGCTGGCCGCAGGCGTCGAGATCCTGAAGACCCGGGGCGCCGACCTGATGTACCTGTCGCTCACCGACTACATCCAGCACAAGCACGCGCCCGGCACCGAAGCGGCCAATGACCTGTACGCCGAGATCGATCGGCACGCCGCACAACTCGAAGCGCTCGGTGCCGTCGTCGTGCTCACCGCCGACCACGGCATGAGCGCCAAGACTGACAGCACCGGCGCAGCGAACGTCATCTTCGTCGAGGACGAGGCACGCCGGATTCTCGGCACCACCAGTGCGGAGCCCGGATCGGACGAACTACGGGTCATCCTGCCGATCACGGACCCGTACACCGTCCACCACGGCGCACTGGGCTCCTTCGCCAGCGTCTACCTGCCCGCCGGCGCGGACCGGGACTCGACCATCGAGGCACTCCGCGCGATCGACGGCGTACAGGCCGTGCACAACCGGGAAGAGGCCGCGGACAACTTCTCGCTGCCGGCGGACCGGATCGGTGACATCGTGGTGCTCGCCGAGAAGGGCACCGCTGTCGGCCGGTACGAAGCATGGCACGACCTCACCGGCCTCGACGCGCCACTGCGGTCGCACGGCGCCCTGGGCGAGCTGCAGATCCCGTTCCTGATCAACCGCGTGCTACCCCGGCCGGACGAGCTCGACGAGCCCTGGGGACAGCCGGCGTATGTCCACAACTATGACGCGTTCTGGGTCGCCACGACCCTCGTGTCCGAGCTCGACCTCGCGACGTCCCCTGCGTCGTGA